TGAGGAGCAAAAAGAAATTGCCGAACAAAAATTGCAAGAGTGGTCCAATAAAGGGATTTTCAAACGTCCTATTGTAACCGAAATTACTGAATCTGCACCTTTTTATGATGCTGAAGAATACCACCAAAAGTACTTGCAGAAAAATGGATCCGTTTCATGTGGGGTCGTGTGATGAACTTATCATCACACGATTTTTTTACACGTTTTCGTATTCTCTGTTTTTGCTCAAGCGCCGAGTTTCTAACCTTCCATTTTATACACATAAATCGGAGTCACCCCAATTGAAACTTGTTTCTCAGGATGATGACCTGGTAAAGCAAACGTATGAGTGATAAGTCTAGTGGGAGATGCCTTATTACGAAGCTTCGTCATTGCGTCAACGTATAAATAACAAAAGACCACATCATACTGAGAGGAATCGACGTGGAAAAAATCTTTTTTCCAAATATAGAGATTAGCATGATCGCTCATCCGTAGGCGAGCCTTCATTAGAAAAAATGGAATCCATGAGGTTTCATATGCATCTACCCTGGCATTAGGGAATGTCTTGGCGAAACCAAAAGCCATGGTGCCAAATCCCGCTCCGAAATCAGCGACCTTCATTGGTTGATAAGACTTGGTCAAAGAGAGTACTTCTTTTTTGACGCGAGTGTTCGTGGGCGTTGGGGTTATACCATTTTTTATTGAAAAATAGGCAATAGATAATAAACTCAATATAACAACAATCAGTACTATCCCTTGTACGACAGTATAAACCATATGGCGGACCTTCCTTTATATACGTATGGGGGTAAGCAAAAATAGCGATTCTACAAAGAGAACCTGATATAATACAGGTAGAAAAATAAAAGGTGTTGATGTAAATGAAACGTGCACAATCAATAGAAGAAGTGCGATCCTTCGTACAACAAGAAGATATTTCCCTATTATATATTTCTAGACCGAACTGTTCTGTTTGCCATTCCTTACTTCCACAGGTAGAAGAACTATTGGAAGATTATCAAAAAGTATCTACCCTATATGTAGATGCAGATGAGATTCCAGAGATTGCAGGAGAATATGAAATTTTTACTGTACCTGTTTTAATTGTATCAGTGGAAGGAAGAGAAATGTTCCGAAAAGCCCGAATTGTTCCGATAGAAGAATTAAACCAACAACTAGGAAAGCTTTATAGCGCGTACTGGGACGAAGGGACAGGTTCCTCGTCTCAGTAAGTGGTTTTGGATAGGAATGGAACGGTAACGTATATTATAAGAGAATATACTGTTGCGGAGGTGTACGTGAATGCCTTGGGATACAGATGATTATCCAAGTTCATTAAAGAATCTAGAAACCCCTGTCCGAAAAAAAGCCATCGAAATTGCGAATGCTATGTTAGATGAAGGGTACGATGAAGGAAGTGCTATTCCCATTGCAACTGAGCAAGCAAAAGAATGGTACGACGACGCTAGTGAAGATGAAATCACAGAAATGAAGCAAAAAAGCGACGAAAAATTAAAGCAGCGTGACCCTGAGGGCCAGCAATACGATAGTCGTCCGGAATTACTAGACAAGGGAGAGCATGTGGTCTCTCATGAAGATGGTTGGGCTGTACAAGCAGAAGATGCCAAGAAACCAGCAGCCACTTTTGATAATAAAAGTGATGCGATAGATCGGGCTAAAGAGATTGCATCCAACAAAGGAACTCAGGTTATTATTCACAGAAAAGATGGTAGCATCCAAGACCATATCGGATTTGGTTCATAAAGTGAAAAGCAAAGCATAAATTGACTATAGAAAAGTCCTGTCTATTCATGAATAGACAGGACTTTTGAATGTTATTAGAGAAATAATAATGTATAGAAGAACAAGAAGGTTTCAGAAAGGGAGTTCACGATGAGTAATTATTCAATAGAAGAATTTATTAAACAAACGAAACAAGATGAAAATGAGAATAGTTTCTTTGAACTCGAGACGCAACGTATGCTTGAGGTGAATTTGACAGATGAAGTATGGGCGAAGATGGGTTCGATGATTTCCTATACAGGGTCCATTAAATTTGAGCGTGAAGGCATTTTAGAGCATGGCTTAGGCAAGATGTTTAAGAAGGCTTTTTCAGGAGAAGGCAGTGCTCTAATGAAGGCAAAAGGTCAAGGGAAACTGTACTTGGCTGATCAAGGAAAAAAGATTACTATTTTAGATTTAAATAATGAAGCAATCACGGTCAATGGTAATGATTTGTTGGCATTTGAGCCAGGTATTGATTGGGATATTCATTTAATGAAAAAAGTTGCTGGTATGATGTCAGGCGGACTCTTCAATGTATCTCTTGAAGGTAGGGGAATGGTTGCAATCACCTCTCATTATGAGCCACTTACATTATTAGTAACACCAGATCAGCCTGTTGTTACCGATCCTAATGCTACCGTTGCGTGGTCGGGCCATCTACAGCCTGAGTTTCTAACAGATGTAACGTTAAAAACATTTTTTGGTAGAGGGAGTGGAGAATCCATTCAAATGAAGTTTTCAGGAGAAGGATTCGTAATTGTACAACCATTCGAAGAGATTTATTATTCCTCTTCAAGTCAATCGTAATAGGGTTAAAATTATGTCGTATCGTCCATACTGCTCCTAAATAGGAAATTGGGAGCGATGCGGATGATCCATCAGTTGAAACGAATTGAAAAAAGTCCAAATCGAAGGTCAAGCCATAAAATCGTGGGGATTAGTGAGTCCGAGCGAGAAGAATGGCTATGGACAGCTTTTGTGAAAGGGAAAAAAGTCATGTGGATGTTTGTGTCCAGTCGTCCTTTAATGCTTAATGGGAGAGAAGTGCAGTGGAAGGGGCAAGAGACGGTTCCACCGGAGATAGAGTCTCATGTGAATCAAGTAGCTGCACAGATTGGTGATTTATTTAAAACAGTAGAAGTATCATAGACATAATGTAAAAGAATCCTAGTGCCATGTTTCGGCACTAGGATTTCATTTTGCCTAACGTCCTATTACTCTATCTCTATCGATTCTAACTCCACATATTGAAGCCATGTTGCGATGTTGATTTTTTGA
The sequence above is drawn from the Pontibacillus yanchengensis genome and encodes:
- a CDS encoding thioredoxin family protein, yielding MKRAQSIEEVRSFVQQEDISLLYISRPNCSVCHSLLPQVEELLEDYQKVSTLYVDADEIPEIAGEYEIFTVPVLIVSVEGREMFRKARIVPIEELNQQLGKLYSAYWDEGTGSSSQ
- a CDS encoding AIM24 family protein → MSNYSIEEFIKQTKQDENENSFFELETQRMLEVNLTDEVWAKMGSMISYTGSIKFEREGILEHGLGKMFKKAFSGEGSALMKAKGQGKLYLADQGKKITILDLNNEAITVNGNDLLAFEPGIDWDIHLMKKVAGMMSGGLFNVSLEGRGMVAITSHYEPLTLLVTPDQPVVTDPNATVAWSGHLQPEFLTDVTLKTFFGRGSGESIQMKFSGEGFVIVQPFEEIYYSSSSQS
- a CDS encoding class I SAM-dependent methyltransferase, translating into MVYTVVQGIVLIVVILSLLSIAYFSIKNGITPTPTNTRVKKEVLSLTKSYQPMKVADFGAGFGTMAFGFAKTFPNARVDAYETSWIPFFLMKARLRMSDHANLYIWKKDFFHVDSSQYDVVFCYLYVDAMTKLRNKASPTRLITHTFALPGHHPEKQVSIGVTPIYVYKMEG
- a CDS encoding DUF2188 domain-containing protein; translated protein: MPWDTDDYPSSLKNLETPVRKKAIEIANAMLDEGYDEGSAIPIATEQAKEWYDDASEDEITEMKQKSDEKLKQRDPEGQQYDSRPELLDKGEHVVSHEDGWAVQAEDAKKPAATFDNKSDAIDRAKEIASNKGTQVIIHRKDGSIQDHIGFGS